In Acaryochloris marina S15, a single genomic region encodes these proteins:
- the gghA gene encoding glucosylglycerol hydrolase, with the protein MVDSAFPEPVLDDQETQVLLDWAANIDQSDATYFQTGQLLATRLGAYYREDGLTEIGFWTPGLAAEVIQSERSIYLEVFTPLEAINFRAAEQEVTWQRDRIPLILQGEYIWGVIKGLRPGTRDQAGSFYWLRYIDNQGRVKTTRDPLAYSLPYGVFAPAELYDSDRLQRQRSDLDYLKATGAQTKSRKGFLASDLKNPPPRLPAPVCILQLHVHTASPEGTLAGLTRIYQRISDKLAQGEDLTPVEQNYVGYDAIELLPMEPTIEYRLDQDNHHHEFFARPPEPTSLTDEDTQTIKITLRKPNTQNWGYDVPIIGSTATNPSVLETLRPDEIIDFIATLHNFFQGPIQVIYDLVYGHADNQCEKLISRQYLKGPNMYGQDLNHQLPAVRAILLEMQRRKNNTGADGIRVDGGQDFRFFNPLTNLVEQDDGYLRAMGNIVQEIEGNERLMFTIFEDGRPWPQEGWEETSRYLELVELEPHSYQWGPLVFAHNTPALQHFWDQKWRRVCEVMFQGSNWITGCANHDTVRRGNQIDPEGPINWHLGDTLVEVTKTAYDNPAIKLWVLGFCPGLPMEFLNANFRGAWGFFRNTDELYGVKVVSEEIGFLDWQLTPELFQPPEVFPQLKALGFTDLEMLRQFSKALQATMLESDYNLEMVAESCRRCFAGETNVCTNISLESLKHSDRPEFLNDLDVPKLKQFARAFMEDGYDFSNVKHWGDSLNPEQVAFNLAARQYRFAHPWLGENLTERDRFNRITEETYTLFYGQRSQHGPGIEQSEDIVMVSHMGGDPATVTLGDWLQLELSEWRVVLTSPGLEIGNDVESLRSFELRDTQGLLLEKIV; encoded by the coding sequence GTGGTTGATTCCGCTTTCCCTGAGCCCGTTCTAGATGACCAAGAAACGCAAGTCTTACTAGACTGGGCCGCCAACATTGACCAATCTGACGCTACCTATTTTCAAACAGGCCAACTCCTCGCCACCCGATTAGGAGCCTATTACCGAGAAGACGGTCTCACAGAAATCGGTTTCTGGACACCTGGGCTGGCCGCTGAAGTGATTCAGTCCGAGCGCAGTATTTATCTAGAAGTGTTTACTCCCCTAGAAGCCATTAACTTCCGGGCTGCTGAGCAAGAAGTGACTTGGCAACGCGATCGCATCCCCCTCATCCTCCAGGGTGAATATATTTGGGGCGTGATTAAAGGACTTCGCCCCGGCACTCGCGACCAAGCAGGCAGCTTCTACTGGCTCCGCTATATCGACAATCAAGGACGCGTAAAAACCACTCGCGACCCCTTAGCCTATTCCCTCCCCTACGGGGTCTTTGCCCCCGCCGAACTCTATGACAGCGATCGGCTCCAGCGTCAGCGATCAGATTTGGACTATTTAAAGGCAACGGGGGCTCAGACAAAATCTCGCAAAGGATTCTTAGCATCTGACTTAAAAAATCCACCGCCTCGACTCCCGGCGCCGGTCTGCATCCTGCAGCTCCATGTTCATACCGCTTCTCCCGAAGGCACCCTTGCGGGCCTGACACGCATCTACCAGCGCATCTCAGACAAACTCGCTCAAGGGGAAGATCTCACCCCTGTAGAACAGAACTATGTGGGCTACGACGCCATCGAGCTATTGCCCATGGAGCCCACCATTGAATATCGCTTAGACCAAGACAACCACCACCATGAGTTCTTTGCCCGCCCCCCTGAGCCGACCAGTCTCACGGATGAAGATACCCAAACCATCAAAATCACCCTGCGAAAACCCAATACCCAGAATTGGGGCTACGACGTGCCCATTATTGGCTCCACAGCCACCAATCCATCCGTCCTAGAAACCCTGCGCCCCGACGAAATCATCGACTTTATTGCCACGCTCCATAATTTTTTTCAAGGGCCCATTCAAGTCATCTATGACCTGGTGTACGGCCATGCCGATAACCAGTGCGAAAAGCTCATTAGCCGCCAGTACTTGAAAGGCCCTAACATGTATGGCCAGGATTTAAACCACCAATTACCTGCAGTCCGTGCCATCCTCTTGGAAATGCAGCGTCGCAAAAACAATACCGGGGCCGATGGCATTCGAGTAGATGGGGGACAGGACTTTCGGTTTTTCAATCCCCTCACCAACTTAGTCGAACAGGACGACGGCTATCTAAGGGCTATGGGCAACATTGTCCAAGAGATAGAAGGCAACGAACGCCTGATGTTTACCATCTTTGAAGATGGCCGTCCTTGGCCCCAAGAGGGCTGGGAAGAGACCTCTCGCTATCTGGAGCTGGTTGAGCTCGAACCCCATTCCTACCAGTGGGGACCCCTAGTTTTTGCCCACAATACCCCAGCTCTCCAACACTTTTGGGATCAAAAATGGCGACGAGTCTGCGAGGTCATGTTCCAAGGCTCTAATTGGATTACCGGCTGCGCCAACCATGACACCGTTCGCCGGGGCAATCAAATCGATCCAGAAGGCCCGATTAACTGGCATTTGGGAGATACCCTCGTCGAGGTCACCAAAACCGCCTATGACAATCCTGCCATCAAGCTGTGGGTACTGGGGTTTTGCCCAGGCTTACCTATGGAATTTCTCAATGCCAACTTCCGAGGAGCTTGGGGCTTCTTCCGGAATACGGATGAGCTATATGGCGTCAAAGTGGTTTCCGAAGAAATTGGCTTCCTTGACTGGCAGCTCACACCAGAATTATTTCAGCCTCCTGAAGTGTTTCCCCAACTCAAAGCCCTCGGGTTTACGGATCTAGAGATGCTGCGTCAGTTTTCGAAAGCGTTGCAAGCCACCATGCTGGAATCAGATTACAACTTGGAAATGGTAGCGGAATCCTGTCGGCGTTGTTTTGCAGGAGAAACGAATGTCTGTACCAATATCAGTTTGGAATCATTGAAACATTCGGATCGTCCCGAATTTCTCAACGACTTGGATGTGCCTAAGCTGAAACAGTTTGCCCGAGCTTTTATGGAAGATGGCTATGACTTTTCCAACGTTAAACATTGGGGAGACAGCTTAAACCCTGAACAAGTGGCCTTCAATTTAGCCGCACGTCAATATCGGTTTGCTCATCCTTGGCTAGGCGAGAACTTAACCGAACGCGATCGCTTCAACCGCATCACCGAGGAAACCTACACCCTCTTCTATGGACAGCGCAGCCAGCATGGCCCTGGCATTGAACAGTCCGAAGATATTGTCATGGTTAGCCATATGGGAGGTGATCCCGCCACCGTTACTCTAGGGGACTGGTTACAGCTAGAACTAAGCGAATGGCGAGTCGTCTTGACCTCTCCCGGCTTAGAAATTGGTAATGATGTCGAAAGCTTAAGATCTTTTGAACTAAGGGACACTCAAGGGTTACTCCTAGAGAAGATTGTGTAA
- a CDS encoding DUF4347 domain-containing protein, which translates to MNHTSFDPGQPILSVAFIDAELSQTDILIQELDVDQVFLLDAPTDTIEEIAQTLSQFQDLDSIHIISHGSQGTVQLGNTALTQNNLNTYTNDLEIWGEALADHGDLLFYGCNISAGDDLTFLQEISTITESDVAASNDLTGQGGDWFLESSVGLVETTVALSSAGQVAYQGTLATIGESGRIDNLNHQWTQITLQETYTNPVVIAGPPSFNGPDPSTVRIRNVANNSFEIRIDEWEYLDERHTTESLGYLVVEEGTHTLADGTVLQAGSSQSNNNWDSIDFSTAFNDTPLLFAQTTSENEAAAVAERLRNVSTTGFDLRLQEEEAADQTHAVEAVDWIAIAPGSGTFSSVPFIANQISSNHQDSTASFDNVFSGNDIPVFLAQSNTNNGGDPFSIRYRTLDTTGTTLFLEEEQSRERETQHVFEEVAYLALGTGLLEVPDPVVETFSLADTNNPILVNESAGVVTITAIRSGSALAPATLEYTTNEVGSSDTALADVDFITPTLNGRSNTGEITFGIGETVKTFTIPIIDDALLEGNEIFSVGIQNPSNGGLGAPRTTLVTIIDDDAASTLSVTDTAISVEEGTATASITVQRSGNSSSTASVDFSTRNGTAVAGEDYRATSGTLNFAVGQTTQTLTIPILNDVFVEGDETFSVTLTNPNGGALGNNITNITILDNDLALGNLNRTTAVSGLTQPTTLDWTPDGRYLLVAQKDGVVQVIDNGVLQSTPLVDLSSQVNDTRDRGLLGLAIHPDFPNLPYVYLLYTYDPPETIGNTGLAAPDANGNRPSRMVRLTVDPTTMVADPNSLVVLAGTNSTWANTSQPDSNSTGNLSISPSGIVNGTTITAPSSQIDLGSQDNDPNRPGTQNQNIRDYLATDSESHSIGDLEFGPDGYLYLSNGDGTSYNFVDPRGVRVQDINNLSGKVLRIDPLTGQGISTNPFFNGDANSNQSKVFYSGLRNPYRFTFDPVTNLPVIGDVGWTQWEEINTGIAGSNFGWPYLEGPNPTGGYQDLSPAISFYNNGNRNDPGDAAAIFPLLSQSHGAPDNANAITVGDFYNSNTLMFGDVNNGTLYAATFDNNRQISNVQVFDSNIPFVVDMKMGPDGRLYGVDLVSGEILKWEPVNLIQSPQPNLSASFNNFANVSSLNLNGSASGTNSRLRLTPASSNRAGSAFFNQAFQVDGNTSFSSQFQFQITGGQGTTGADGFSLVLQNSPTGSNALGGIGGGLGYGGITNSIAIEFDTFNNGAMELNSNHLSILSNGSTNNPLASVNAPFDLNSGNPLTAWVNYNGTTNLLQVYLSNTNVQPADAVLSTNIDLAGALGNQAFIGFTAGTGGLVNSHEILNWSFNSIV; encoded by the coding sequence ATGAACCATACTTCATTTGACCCAGGGCAACCGATCTTATCCGTTGCTTTTATTGATGCTGAGCTATCACAAACAGATATCTTGATCCAAGAATTAGACGTTGATCAAGTCTTTTTACTCGATGCCCCCACGGATACTATCGAAGAAATTGCCCAGACTCTGTCTCAGTTTCAAGACTTAGATAGTATTCACATCATTTCTCATGGTAGCCAAGGAACAGTCCAACTAGGCAACACAGCTTTAACTCAAAACAACCTCAATACTTACACCAATGACCTTGAAATCTGGGGCGAGGCTCTAGCAGACCATGGCGATCTATTGTTTTATGGCTGCAACATTAGCGCTGGTGATGACTTAACCTTCCTGCAAGAGATCAGTACCATCACAGAATCAGATGTTGCTGCCTCAAATGACTTAACGGGTCAAGGGGGAGATTGGTTCTTAGAATCAAGCGTGGGATTGGTAGAAACGACCGTAGCTCTGAGCAGTGCTGGCCAAGTCGCTTATCAAGGAACGCTAGCAACAATTGGTGAAAGTGGCAGGATAGACAATCTCAATCATCAATGGACTCAGATTACACTCCAAGAAACCTATACAAATCCCGTCGTCATTGCTGGACCACCCTCCTTTAATGGGCCTGATCCTTCAACCGTTCGGATCCGAAATGTAGCCAATAACAGTTTCGAGATTCGCATTGACGAGTGGGAATACCTCGATGAACGACATACCACCGAGTCCCTGGGTTATCTGGTTGTAGAGGAAGGCACACATACCCTAGCGGATGGTACCGTCCTCCAGGCTGGGAGCAGCCAGAGCAATAACAACTGGGATTCGATTGATTTTTCTACTGCATTCAATGACACGCCATTACTATTTGCCCAAACGACTAGCGAAAATGAAGCTGCCGCCGTGGCAGAGCGGCTCAGGAATGTTTCGACCACTGGCTTTGATTTAAGGTTGCAAGAGGAAGAAGCTGCGGATCAAACCCATGCTGTGGAAGCAGTGGATTGGATTGCGATCGCACCCGGTAGCGGCACCTTTAGCAGTGTCCCCTTCATTGCCAATCAAATCTCAAGTAATCATCAAGATTCCACTGCCAGCTTTGATAACGTCTTTAGCGGCAATGATATACCCGTATTTCTAGCTCAATCCAACACCAACAATGGTGGCGATCCTTTTTCGATTCGTTATCGGACCCTAGACACGACCGGCACCACCCTCTTTTTAGAAGAGGAGCAATCGAGGGAGAGGGAAACTCAGCACGTCTTTGAAGAGGTCGCTTATTTAGCACTGGGCACTGGATTGTTAGAGGTTCCAGACCCTGTTGTGGAGACCTTTTCCTTAGCTGATACTAATAATCCCATCCTGGTTAATGAATCGGCTGGCGTTGTCACCATCACAGCCATTCGTTCAGGATCAGCCCTAGCTCCAGCCACCCTTGAGTACACCACCAATGAAGTGGGTAGTTCAGACACAGCCTTAGCCGACGTAGATTTCATCACTCCCACCTTAAACGGGCGCAGCAATACAGGTGAAATTACTTTTGGCATTGGTGAAACGGTGAAGACGTTTACGATCCCCATCATTGATGACGCCCTATTGGAGGGGAACGAAATCTTCTCCGTCGGCATCCAAAACCCCAGCAACGGTGGCTTGGGAGCACCCCGCACCACCCTGGTTACAATCATTGATGATGATGCAGCTTCCACGTTATCCGTCACGGATACTGCCATTAGCGTGGAAGAAGGAACCGCAACTGCCTCGATCACGGTTCAACGGAGCGGCAATAGTTCTAGCACAGCATCCGTTGATTTCAGTACCCGTAACGGCACAGCAGTTGCTGGCGAAGACTATAGGGCAACATCCGGCACCCTAAACTTTGCCGTCGGCCAAACCACCCAAACCTTGACTATTCCTATCCTCAATGATGTCTTTGTCGAAGGAGACGAGACATTTTCCGTTACCTTAACTAACCCAAACGGTGGAGCTCTCGGGAATAACATTACCAATATCACCATTCTTGATAATGACTTGGCCTTGGGCAACCTCAATCGCACGACAGCAGTTTCAGGACTAACACAACCCACCACTCTCGATTGGACACCTGATGGTCGCTATCTGTTGGTTGCTCAAAAGGATGGAGTTGTTCAGGTCATTGATAATGGCGTGCTCCAATCCACCCCCTTAGTCGATCTATCCAGCCAGGTGAATGACACACGAGATCGCGGCTTACTAGGACTAGCCATTCATCCAGATTTTCCTAATTTACCCTATGTCTATTTACTCTATACCTACGATCCACCCGAGACCATTGGCAATACAGGCTTAGCTGCTCCAGATGCCAATGGCAATCGCCCCTCGCGGATGGTGCGGCTCACGGTCGATCCCACCACAATGGTTGCAGATCCCAATAGCTTAGTTGTCTTAGCTGGCACCAACAGTACCTGGGCCAACACCAGTCAGCCCGATAGCAACAGTACGGGCAATCTCTCTATCTCCCCCTCTGGGATTGTCAATGGCACCACCATTACCGCTCCCTCTAGCCAAATTGATCTCGGTAGCCAAGATAATGACCCGAATCGTCCAGGGACTCAAAATCAAAATATTCGGGATTACCTAGCCACCGATAGTGAATCCCATTCCATTGGTGACTTAGAATTTGGCCCCGACGGGTATTTGTATCTCAGCAATGGAGACGGCACCTCCTATAACTTCGTCGATCCTCGTGGGGTTCGAGTCCAGGACATCAACAATCTTTCCGGTAAAGTGCTCCGCATCGATCCCCTCACAGGTCAAGGGATTTCCACCAATCCCTTCTTTAATGGTGATGCCAACAGCAATCAATCCAAAGTGTTTTATTCAGGACTCCGTAACCCTTACCGCTTTACCTTTGATCCAGTGACAAACTTACCTGTGATCGGTGATGTGGGCTGGACCCAGTGGGAAGAAATTAATACTGGAATCGCCGGTTCTAATTTTGGTTGGCCTTACCTAGAAGGCCCCAATCCAACCGGTGGCTATCAAGACTTGTCCCCAGCCATCTCCTTCTACAACAATGGAAATCGAAATGATCCTGGAGATGCAGCAGCCATTTTTCCCCTCCTATCCCAGAGTCATGGAGCACCGGATAATGCCAACGCCATTACCGTCGGAGATTTTTACAATAGCAATACGCTAATGTTCGGGGATGTCAACAACGGCACCCTCTATGCAGCAACCTTCGATAATAATCGTCAAATTTCGAATGTTCAAGTCTTTGACTCTAATATTCCTTTTGTGGTGGACATGAAGATGGGGCCGGATGGTCGGCTCTATGGCGTAGATCTCGTCTCTGGAGAAATTCTGAAGTGGGAACCTGTTAATCTCATCCAATCCCCACAGCCCAATTTATCGGCATCCTTCAATAATTTTGCTAACGTATCTTCCCTCAATCTCAATGGCAGTGCATCAGGAACCAATAGCCGACTCCGTTTAACACCTGCCAGTAGCAACCGGGCTGGGAGTGCCTTTTTCAATCAGGCCTTTCAGGTAGATGGTAATACTAGCTTCTCAAGCCAGTTCCAGTTCCAAATTACGGGAGGCCAGGGTACAACTGGTGCTGACGGTTTTAGCTTAGTACTGCAAAATAGCCCTACAGGGAGCAATGCCCTGGGCGGCATTGGTGGTGGCCTCGGCTATGGAGGCATAACCAATAGTATCGCCATCGAGTTTGATACATTCAATAACGGCGCCATGGAACTCAATAGCAACCATTTATCAATCTTGAGCAATGGTAGTACCAACAATCCGTTGGCCTCAGTTAATGCTCCCTTTGATCTAAATAGTGGCAATCCTCTCACCGCTTGGGTGAACTATAACGGCACAACCAATCTCTTACAGGTCTATTTATCCAACACTAATGTCCAACCTGCTGATGCAGTATT
- the glpK gene encoding glycerol kinase GlpK has product MTSATYIMALDLGTTGNRAILFDQDGQIVDQAYKELPQYYPQPGWVEHDALEIWRDTRWAMETVVAQAKIDPAQIAAIGLTVQRETCLLWDKTTGQPLHKAIVWQDRRTAAYCNQLAEQGHTQDIYDRTGLVLDAYFSGSKLAWLLAEVKKQNPNLNLDNVIAGTIDTWALWNLTGGKVHATDHSNASRTLLLNLSQGTWDDHLLDLFGIPQSFMPAIHPSLGVFGKTDAKFLGQEIPIAAIFGDQQAALFAHGCDRPGSLKCTYGTGSFLVAHTGSEIARSKNRLLSTVAWTQTDHGQVQTGYAIEGSMFTSGACIQWLRDGLKLITNAAETEGLAKAVEDNGGVYFVPALSGLGAPHWDMSARGAFLGITRGAQREHMVRAVLEAIAYQTKEVVDAVNQDCGSPIQQLKVDGGACQNNFLMQYQADVLGIPVERPVVLDATAQGAAFGAGLAIGMWKDYGALVAARKIDQVFQPSTNTQAAQANFKTWQKAVERAKDWAN; this is encoded by the coding sequence ATGACTTCAGCCACCTACATCATGGCCTTGGATTTGGGGACCACTGGCAATCGTGCCATTCTCTTCGACCAAGATGGCCAGATCGTCGATCAGGCCTATAAAGAGCTTCCTCAGTATTATCCTCAGCCGGGATGGGTGGAGCATGATGCCTTAGAAATCTGGCGTGATACCCGCTGGGCCATGGAAACGGTAGTCGCCCAAGCCAAAATTGATCCCGCTCAGATCGCTGCTATCGGACTGACCGTGCAGCGCGAGACCTGTTTGCTGTGGGATAAAACCACGGGGCAGCCACTGCACAAAGCCATTGTTTGGCAAGATCGACGCACCGCAGCCTACTGTAACCAGCTGGCAGAGCAAGGCCATACCCAGGATATTTACGATCGCACCGGTTTGGTCCTCGATGCCTATTTTTCAGGGAGTAAGTTAGCGTGGCTCCTAGCAGAGGTTAAAAAGCAAAACCCCAATCTCAATTTAGACAACGTGATCGCAGGCACCATCGATACCTGGGCCTTGTGGAATCTCACAGGAGGCAAGGTTCACGCCACGGATCACAGCAATGCCAGTCGTACCCTACTGTTGAATTTAAGCCAAGGCACCTGGGATGACCATCTCCTTGATCTATTTGGCATTCCCCAGTCATTTATGCCCGCAATTCATCCCAGCTTAGGGGTCTTTGGCAAAACCGACGCCAAATTCTTGGGCCAGGAAATTCCCATTGCCGCCATCTTTGGGGATCAGCAAGCGGCCTTGTTCGCCCACGGCTGTGATCGCCCCGGCTCCCTCAAATGTACCTATGGTACCGGCTCCTTTTTGGTGGCCCATACAGGAAGTGAAATTGCTCGATCCAAGAATCGCCTGCTCTCTACCGTGGCTTGGACTCAAACAGATCATGGTCAAGTCCAAACTGGCTATGCCATCGAAGGCAGTATGTTCACCTCTGGAGCCTGCATTCAGTGGTTGCGAGATGGCCTCAAGCTCATTACCAATGCTGCCGAGACAGAAGGGTTGGCCAAAGCCGTCGAAGATAATGGCGGGGTCTATTTTGTCCCGGCCCTCAGTGGCCTCGGAGCCCCCCATTGGGATATGAGCGCTCGAGGGGCCTTTTTGGGAATTACTCGCGGGGCCCAGCGAGAGCATATGGTGCGGGCAGTATTAGAAGCGATCGCCTACCAAACCAAGGAAGTGGTCGATGCGGTCAACCAAGATTGTGGCTCTCCCATTCAGCAACTCAAAGTTGATGGTGGCGCTTGTCAGAACAATTTCTTGATGCAGTATCAAGCCGATGTCCTAGGTATTCCCGTTGAACGCCCTGTGGTTTTGGATGCTACTGCCCAAGGGGCAGCCTTTGGGGCCGGGCTAGCCATAGGGATGTGGAAAGACTATGGAGCTTTAGTCGCTGCTCGAAAAATTGATCAAGTTTTTCAACCCAGCACCAATACCCAAGCGGCTCAAGCCAATTTTAAAACCTGGCAAAAAGCAGTGGAACGCGCTAAAGATTGGGCCAACTAG